A stretch of DNA from Paenibacillus sp. FSL W8-0186:
GATGCCCTCGTGGCGGAAGCCTAGCGAGAGCAGTGTGCGTTGGGCGGGCTGGTTGCCTCCCTCGATCCGTGCTTCGATCCGGTTCAGCTTCATAGAATCGAAGCCAAAGGCAATAAGTGCGTTTAACGCCTCTTTGAGCAAGCCTCGCTTGCGGTACTCGGAATGAAGATCGAATACGAGCTCTGCCTTGTAATGAGCTTTGTTCCAGCGGTAAAAACCGCAGGATCCGATCAGCCGGTTGCTGTGTTTTAAATAAATGCCGAAGCGAATTCCCCGCTGCTCCTGATAGGGAGTCATAAACCACTCCTGTATGCGGTGTGCAGCGGTCTCCCGTTCCGGAACCGTCGTTCTGCGGGAATCCT
This window harbors:
- a CDS encoding GNAT family protein, whose protein sequence is MFDRFPALSTERLQLREVTLEDMEAAAELYGNSVMMKTRQGPEKHLDIQASKDSRRTTVPERETAAHRIQEWFMTPYQEQRGIRFGIYLKHSNRLIGSCGFYRWNKAHYKAELVFDLHSEYRKRGLLKEALNALIAFGFDSMKLNRIEARIEGGNQPAQRTLLSLGFRHEGIERESEFEDGKFIDIACFSLLKGDGPPPVHLVK